In Lolium rigidum isolate FL_2022 chromosome 7, APGP_CSIRO_Lrig_0.1, whole genome shotgun sequence, the DNA window CTCAGGTACTCTATACCAACTTTTTGCAACAGCGCATACGGTATGAGTCACCATAAGTTACTCATGTTACCGTATCTTACTAATTGAATATTTAATCCTAAAATAGTAAAAATTAATCATATCCATGTCCTAACAAAGTGGTCAATTTGTGATACTATTTAACTTAAAACACTAAAAGGTGTTACCAATCCCTACAGACGTAGACTGGGTGACTATATACCTAGCTATGGATTAGTCCTATGCATACGCAATAAGAATGGACTTTTTACGAAGTTAACTAGCATATAGGTATGTTGTTTACTTCAGATGGATACCTGACCTGATAAAATGAACTACTAAATAAACTTTGCAAACGCATACTAAGTGCAACCAACCATTGATAATCTTATAAGAACGCATACCTTAAGGGCACCAAACACACGGTTTCCAGTAGTGGTCCTAAGAAGGCCAACATCCAAGAGAGCACGGAAAGGCCTCCTCTCATCAGATGGCTCAACAGAGAAGTCCTCACCAGTGGCCTGGACTCAGAAACAGAATTACAAGTGCTCAGTAAAAGTAGCATCAGAGAATAGTTGTCCAAAATTAACATTTCAAATGAATTATACCTCCACATTGCCAACGTATTCCTGATCCAACTCACGGTATTTCAATACGCGGCGAGCCAAAAGCAGGCCAGTGCAGTAGGCTACATGACGGATTTAATTAGTTGAACTGAATTAAATAAGAGTGCATGAATCGAGATAAAAAAAAATGCAATGTTGCAGGTTAATTCAGTTGAGAAATCTACCTGCAGCATAGTTGGTGAGGCCAACCTCGACACCGTAACGAGGAAGCTCATGGGAATAGGCAGCAGCCATCACGATATCACCAGCAATGGTAGCATACACAATTTGGGCAGTGACATCTTTGTTGGTCTAAGGTACTACTGTTAAGAGATACAGTACAATATATGCATATACTAGTTAACATTGCGGGGCATAAGAGGAGATGATCACAATAGAGATGATCAACCCGCATTGGCAATGAACAACCGAAGGATACAAATCGCACAACAAACCGGTACTTGGGTGTGTTGTACTTGTTCTTGTCCTGGTTAGTGAGCCTGAGCCTGGCCCTGTAATCGGTCTTCCCCTCTGCAAACCAGCGCAAAGAATCCATCAATAACATTGTCGACTAAAGCATAGTAGTAACAGAGTCGCCGACGCCTAGTGACGAAATTAAACGTACGTCTCCTTCTCTTGGGCTTCACTTGGAACCTCTTGGAGTAGGCCCTGGTCTTCTGGTTCTTCACGAACACctgcaaaataattcaaaataaaacgCAACGTGAATACATTATCAACTCGATCAGAAAAAAAGAAGCTAAGAGAAATGAACGGCGCTCGGATTCAGAGGGGCTTCCGGATGTTACCATCTCGCTCGCCTGCTGCGGCTACGGCGGCGGTGTCCTCCCTTGGCGCGCGAGAGGGGTGGAGAGGGGTGGGAAAGAGGAGGGGTTTAGAACGGCGTCGTGGCAGATCTCTGTGGCATATGGGGTTGCAGCTAGGGTTTTCTGCGGAAAGTCGGGGACGAACTGGGCCTTGGGCCTTCAACTTTTCTCCAGATTAACTGACGAAATGAGAAATTCTGGGCTGGCCATAGCATTTCTTCTTTGGAAAAATTTGCTACGAGACATCCTTATTTTGACGTGTTTGTCAAAACACACCGTTCAATTGTGTCTTTgctaggtacc includes these proteins:
- the LOC124677397 gene encoding 60S ribosomal protein L5-1-like, with protein sequence MVFVKNQKTRAYSKRFQVKPKRRRQGKTDYRARLRLTNQDKNKYNTPKYRFVVRFTNKDVTAQIVYATIAGDIVMAAAYSHELPRYGVEVGLTNYAAAYCTGLLLARRVLKYRELDQEYVGNVEATGEDFSVEPSDERRPFRALLDVGLLRTTTGNRVFGALKGALDGGLDIPHSDKRFAGFKKDEKQLDAEVHRKYIYGGHVADYMKSLAEEEPEKYQSHFSEYIKRGIEADGMEAMYKKVHAAIRADPTMAKSTKEPPKTHTRYNLKKLTYEQRKASLVERLNALNSSAGADVDEDDDE